In Lolium rigidum isolate FL_2022 chromosome 3, APGP_CSIRO_Lrig_0.1, whole genome shotgun sequence, the genomic window ACTGTGGGCATTGCTTCTGCAACGACTGTGAGTACCTACACGCCTCAGCTGCCCCCTTCCAATAAAATGTTTATTATCTCttgatatgcatgcatgcaattcTATCGTTTAAGAACTTATTTGGTAGATTTATGGTCTTTCTAGTTCAAAGGAATGTCACAAAATCTTGGAGGTTTCATTCACATTTTTTCTTCTATAGAGCTTGTTTGGTTAGTAAGATTTGGAACCATAGGAATGTTTTCTATAGGGGATGAGTGCAATTCAATTAGATACCAACCACATGGAGTTTTTTCGTTGTTTCTATGATATACGCATGGGATCCTGCGCGCAGAAAATTTTGAAGGACCTTTATTAAACAATCCTTGTTTTATTACCCATGTAAGATTTAACATGAATGGCATCTTAACCCTACATTTTTCTATTTATCCGTTTTGAAAATCTTGCAAACCAAGAAGACCCTTAATGTTCGTGTGTTTATCTCTCAAAAAGAAAGGAGCGGAGATCTAACTTCGTTTTGCTTATACTTTGGTGGCACTAATATAATGGTGTGATTGTTCAGGTTGGACAGAGCACTTTTTGGTCTCCCTGGACAGCGGCAGGAAACACATCCACTGCATGGAGGTGAAGTGCCCGGCCATCTGCGACGACGCCACCGTGCGGCGCCTCCTGGGCCTCAAGTACCCCGCCGCGGCCAAGCGCTTCGACGGCTTCGTCCTGGAGTCGTACCTAGAGAACAACGCGGCCGTAAAGTGGTGCCCGAGCGCCCCGCACTGCGGTCGCGCCATTCGCGTGGACGCGACTGACGCGAGCGATTGGTGCTGCGAGGTGGAGTGCCCTTGCGGCGTGAGCTTTTGCTTCAACTGCGCGGCACCGGCGCACTCGCCAGTCCCGTGCTCCATGTGGGACAAGTGGGACGCCAAGTTCCGCGGCGAGTCGGAGAACCTCAAGTGGATCCAAGTCAACACCAAGAGCTGCCCCGGCTGCCTCAAGCCCATCGAGAAGAACGGCGGCTGCAACCACGTCTCGTGCCCATGCGGCACCTACCTCTGGTAAGACCAAACCAACACACCGGCCACTTCTTCTCTCTCAGCATGCAGAAGTAAACATAACTCACATGTGCTGATTTACTACAGCTATGCGTGTGGCGGGAAGCTGGATGCAAGCCACAACTGCAACCGCTACGACGAGAAGACGGTGGCGAGCTACGACGCCATCCGGCGGCAGATGCTGCGGTTCACGCACTACTGCGACCGCTTCAACGTGCACGCCGCCTCGCGCAAGGGGGAGCAGGAGGGCACGCTGTGGCCGTCCATCCTCAAGAGGATCCTGCAGCTGGAGTCGGCCCCCAACGTCCGCCCCCTCAACCGGGACGCCAGCTGGCTTGCCCGGGCGTACCACGCCCTGCTGGCCTCGCGCCTCGTGCTCTCCCGCTCCTACGCCTTCGCCTACTACATGTTCGGCGACGAGGTGCGCACGCGCCCCGCCGACAGGGCCAGCCTCGCCATGGGCAAGGAGCTCTTCGAGAACCAGCAGGAGCAGCTCGAGCGCAACGCCGAGCGCCTCTCCAAGGTGCTCGCCACCGAGGCGCCCACCGTGCTGGAAGAGGACCAGGTGGTGCGAACCATGCAGGAGACCGTCAACCTCGCCAAGATCGTCGACTCCCACTGCAGGGAGATGTACACCTGCATCCAGGACGAGCTGCTGCCGCTGCTCCTCGAAACCATGAACATCGCCCCGTACCGCCCGAACGGGCCAGACAAGGCCAAGGACCTGCCGGCCTAACGGATGTATACCAATATAAAAGTTCGAGAACTCCTTTTTTTTAGCTCTGTTGCAGAGCTCGGCAACGAGAATACCAGCaaataaaagttgggctgagttggTGAAATTTGTACTACAAATACCGAATGAAATTGATTGGTTAAAAGTGGAATTCATAAGATTGCAGATTCGTGTGAACAAATTTGTCTCTGCGAGTGTCACCAGCCCCCGGTGACAACTACTCTTTACTTTGGCATCATTCTTTCAGGCTCAGTTGACGCTACTAAAGGACGTCTCCAAGTTACTATGGAAAGTATAGAGGCGAAACACTAACTAGATTTTCAACGCAATGCCAAATGATTATGCTCAATTAGTTTGCAAGTTATTAAACTGCTGTGTTTTATTTCATAATTGGTAGTGAGAAATTATATTATCCACAAAAGTGGGAACACCGTGTTTCCATCATGCACCGTATATACACCCATGTTTCACCAGTTGATTTGTTGCTCCGAGATTCATGCTGGAATGTTGTGCCAAGTTTTAACGTGTTTCAGAAACTTAATGAAAAAATGCAGGAATGCACATTACAGTTCGTGCTGGAATGTTTTGCCAAGTTTCATCGCCTTTTAGAAACCTCATGAAAAACTGCACGAATTCACATTGCAATGAAAGTAATTTCTCACCAAAGtaggcaaacaaacaaaaaaaaagctgGATGGAGCCAACGGAGCCAAAGACTCATGTTGATCTCTCGTCTTTTGGTACCATATATGTTATATGACTTCACATATTAGAAAGACAAACTAGTTAGAATTAACTTTTCTAAAAGCAACTCAATCCTACAATGCAAATCAAACACTTGAAGAATATTATAGGTACATTCTCTAGTCAAAAGTGGTTTTCAAATCGATTTCGTATCCCTGTTTTGCACAATTAACCAAGATAACATAGCTCCACGAAATCTACTTTATCGCCCCCAACCGTACTTCATCTGCACCCGAGGAGAGGATACACTTCCTGAAGCCTTGTAGTGACCTTGTGGCATAATCTAATGGGCAAGTGCCCCCCGAAACAATTCATATCACACTCATTCAACTTGATATGGGGTGTATTTAATTCCGTAAAATATATAACCGTAGATTTAAAGGACGTTGAGAATTTTGTTAAGAGATGAACAATGATGCAATCATCTGGTTGTGAGATAAGATCCAACATCTCCCACTTTGACATGTGTCACATGTTAGTGCCTTCTCCTAATCTCCTTTACATTTTGTTCCACTGCCTCGATCGCCTCATTTCGTCTGTCTCATTTGATCTAATCGCCCTACATGCCAAAACAACATCCAAATATCCCCTTGCCCTTCTCATTTTAGTTTGCCTTGTTCTTCACTGACACATACTCTCGTTTTTCTTCTGTTGGCTTAATGATGAAGCACATCCCTTGATCAAGATATCGACGGTGGTAGTGTTTGTGATGCATTTGTGCATGGTGATGGCGTGATGGTGTTTGGCCTCGTCTCCGGTGAAGTTTGAAACCAAACCTTGCCGCCAATCCCACTAGCCGTCTCCTCGACATTTTTCATCTCGAGGAAGATGCAAGAGAAGTCGAATGAGGGGTGAGaaaatcaagaggaggaagaaaaccaCCTATTGCGCTTCCATCGCTCCATGTGATGCATATGAAAAGTCCCCTAGAAGAAAGCAACCTTGGAGTATCTGTTTTACTGGGAAATCCCTAATTATAATTTCCTCCAATTTACTTGTTTCAGACATTGGTTGGTTGTGCAAATCTCTTTTCGCCTTGacaaactgtggtgaccctgcataccactgcatgttgtagtatgccagtcgttgatataacattcacgaagtaccaatccgcgaatattacatccctcagagtagtacaacagaacatagcaggtccataactcattcatttattattacaagcataatatacatatcatctcggagctcctcttgggtcctaagagggatactcctgggttcgaggcgaacccatcttaacttacaatataaaagtcttactaggtgatacatttatagcaacgagcagttaagtactaagagtttgtactgctcggatactactactacttatcggtctaaccttgttctcctccggaaccctccccggtttcgtagactataaggtagtctacaccttcgacacctccagagaggtctggttcttcatagccgatgatgtcggctccttcagggttatcgttgtcctcctccagatggttcaaacaatctaagcaggggatttaagagtggtatgagtacgagcgtactcaacaagttcattatagaaaagaggtgtttaatgcactagctacgatattagaccagaaagtctaataccaatgcaagttttgataaacatttcttcaagaggttgcttttatttcaaagaactatgtccgtcagccttcaccggtttactagaacttcatggagttcctttccggcagcgttcgcagttccaaatcccggaaaagggagtgacagtcacgattcattacactctgcagaggtgtgttgctttacccataagagatcttaaccttggtgccaaccgggcagctttcccgtccacacttccttcggtgtgaggcccggtataaggtcatagccaatcatattcctccgctacctcgcacacccaccctttgttgcataccccgaccctcgggtcctcgccggtcctcattattaccatattaaggatggaccccgaccacgacgacagttccgggactcgttaaccataaactccttcgccggtagccgcaacccatcatagaccactataccgtggggaacttagaATGGGATTCcctaccccaccgcttgcccaaccgcgGCATGACAAGTGTCTATGGtatagcgcgtccgttgatgtacgagaggtggaaatacaattgactattccgtcccactccagatcttatggttaacacgggtattacagcacaagaatcactggacgacatttgttgtttaatcctagatggatataaacccttgcaatggaaccaccaccatgtcaacacaatccatggttccatttccaaccacttagtcatattcatagttatgaaaatagtggtttttttTATGcattagtgataaacatagtacttcgcaagtaatttgataaaaatactcgaatgacatgagcaagtgatgaacttgcctgaacactgcaaagtgttgcagttggatggtgtggactcgacccttgtcctctgttgctgaaaaatagcatcattgtccgataagggcaatggttaaagaagcatttatgcatgattccagtttttagggtttgttccccccttccgatgtctttatcatttcatgagaggttaatactaagaatgacttagggatactttatttagggtaaaatacaaccttgaaatgttgtcaaggtgtttttaaagtccaaaatactttatggacttattttcattattgaaaataaaaggtgtgatttaaatgattttttaaatcatcaaatttgaacttattcttgtttaacttGAAAAATTCTAttgcatattttattatgatagagatttttatactgagtggttttcatatttttaattattttttagagctattaaacatttactattgattttcaaagtttcagcatttttatcAATTTGTGAAATgacacaattgcccctgggcccacctgtcagtggagcccagcgggttgggttagaccagctcgggtccaaccgacccgagcggtcgctcacacttcgcctcccccgcgccgcctcgACGAACCCCAATTCCCCATCTCTCTGGCGACTtgcgtcgccctcgccgtcgccattcgattccggcgagctccgccggtcttggccctcgccatggggcgcaatcgagcCGCCGCATGACGCTGGTCAAtccctccgcgtcgatctggagcaggCGCTGCTCCCGCTCGTCCTTGACCCTCTTCgcggtggctagggttacgggatctacGGCGATCCCGCTGCTCCCAATGTTCCTggcgcgatggcgcc contains:
- the LOC124699863 gene encoding probable E3 ubiquitin-protein ligase ARI1, with product MASDDECYDYYDEDEEGLLVDEDDVGLLEDEEALPEFRADHWAITRKSLSTAQQQELSMVMTLVNLEPHNARALLMHHRWKMDRITDFLERRGRDGLFKEAGIMVPPEENNTAFPFGTAADKGAHKRSRIATCNVCFDDVSQLSDVSTMDCGHCFCNDCWTEHFLVSLDSGRKHIHCMEVKCPAICDDATVRRLLGLKYPAAAKRFDGFVLESYLENNAAVKWCPSAPHCGRAIRVDATDASDWCCEVECPCGVSFCFNCAAPAHSPVPCSMWDKWDAKFRGESENLKWIQVNTKSCPGCLKPIEKNGGCNHVSCPCGTYLCYACGGKLDASHNCNRYDEKTVASYDAIRRQMLRFTHYCDRFNVHAASRKGEQEGTLWPSILKRILQLESAPNVRPLNRDASWLARAYHALLASRLVLSRSYAFAYYMFGDEVRTRPADRASLAMGKELFENQQEQLERNAERLSKVLATEAPTVLEEDQVVRTMQETVNLAKIVDSHCREMYTCIQDELLPLLLETMNIAPYRPNGPDKAKDLPA